From one Solanum stenotomum isolate F172 chromosome 12, ASM1918654v1, whole genome shotgun sequence genomic stretch:
- the LOC125848024 gene encoding sugar carrier protein C — protein sequence MAGGGGIGPGNGKEYPGELTLYVTITCIVAAMGGLIFGYDIGISGGVTSMDSFLSRFFPSVFRKQKADNSTNQYCKFDSQTLTMFTSSLYLAALVSSLVASTVTRKLGRRLSMLSGGILFCAGALINGFAQNVAMLIIGRIFLGFGIGFANQSVPLYLSEMAPYKYRGALNIGFQLSITIGILVASVLNYFFAKIHWGWRLSLGGAMVPALIITVGSLFLPETPNSMIERGNHDEAKARLKRIRGIEDVDEEFNDLVVASEASRKIEHPWRNLLQKKYRPHLTMAIMIPFFQQLTGINVIMFYAPVLFKTIGFGTDASLMSAVITGGVNVIATVVSIYYVDKLGRRFLFLEGGIQMLFCQIAVAILIAIKFGVNGTPGELPKWYAIVVVIFICVYVAGFAWSWGPLGWLVPSEIFPLEIRSAAQSINVSVNMIFTFAVAQIFLTMLCHLKFGLFLFFAFFVVIMTVFIYFFLPETKNIPIEEMVIVWKEHWFWSKFMTEVDYPGNRNGTGVEMAKGGAGYKIV from the exons ATGGCTGGTGGTGGTGGTATTGGTCCCGGCAACGGGAAAGAATATCCCGGCGAGTTAACTCTTTATGTTACTATTACTTGCATTGTTGCTGCCATGGGTGGTCTCATTTTTGGTTATGATATTGGAATTTCCG GGGGTGTGACATCAATGGACTCATTCTTGAGTAGATTTTTTCCATCTGTGTTCAGAAAGCAAAAAGCAGACAATTCAACGAATCAGTACTGTAAATTTGACAGCCAAACACTGACGATGTTTACATCGTCGTTGTATTTGGCTGCCCTTGTGTCTTCTCTGGTGGCATCTACTGTCACCAGAAAATTAGGAAGGAGACTTTCTATGCTCTCTGGAGGTATCCTCTTTTGTGCTGGAGCTTTAATCAATGGATTTGCTCAAAATGTTGCTATGCTCATTATTGGTCGTATTTTTCTTGGTTTTGGTATTGGATTTGCCAATCAG TCTGTTCCACTATACCTATCTGAAATGGCACCATACAAATACAGAGGAGCACTTAACATTGGGTTTCAACTTTCCATCACAATTGGTATTCTTGTAGCCAGTGTGTTAAACTATTTCTTTGCCAAAATTCATTGGGGATGGAGATTGAGCTTAGGAGGTGCCATGGTACCTGCATTGATCATCACAGTAGGTTCATTGTTCCTCCCTGAAACCCCAAATTCGATGATCGAACGTGGCAACCACGACGAAGCCAAAGCTAGACTGAAGAGAATCAGGGGAATTGAAGATGTAGATGAAGAGTTCAATGATTTAGTTGTGGCTAGTGAGGCTTCTAGGAAAATTGAGCACCCTTGGAGGAATTTGTTGCAAAAGAAATATAGACCACATCTTACAATGGCAATTATGATCCCATTTTTCCAACAACTTACTGGAATCAATGTGATTATGTTTTATGCACCTGTGTTGTTTAAGACTATTGGTTTTGGTACTGATGCTTCACTTATGTCTGCTGTGATCACTGGTGGAGTCAATGTCATTGCCACTGTGGTTTCTATTTACTATGTTGATAAATTGGGAAGGAGATTCTTGTTTCTTGAAGGTGGAATTCAAATGCTCTTTTGCCAA ATAGCAGTGGCAATTTTGATAGCAATAAAGTTTGGAGTAAATGGAACTCCAGGGGAATTACCAAAATGGTATGCTATAGTGGTTGTGATATTCATCTGTGTATATGTAGCTGGATTTGCTTGGTCATGGGGTCCTCTTGGATGGCTAGTCCCTAGTGAAATTTTCCCACTCGAAATTCGATCAGCTGCACAAAGTATCAATGTCTCAGTGAACATGATCTTCACATTTGCAGTAGCACAAATTTTCTTGACAATGTTGTGTCATTTGAAGTTTGGATTGTTCCTCTTTTTCGCGTTCTTTGTGGTGATTATGACTGtgttcatttacttcttcttGCCTGAGACGAAAAATATTCCGATAGAAGAGATGGTGATTGTGTGGAAAGAGCATTGGTTCTGGTCTAAGTTCATGACTGAAGTTGATTATCCTGGAAATAGGAATGGAACTGGTGTTGAAATGGCTAAAGGGGGTGCTGGTTACAAAATTGTATga